The stretch of DNA CGTCATCACCAACCTGAAGACCAACGACATCGCGGTCCGTTCGGCCATCCTGATGGCGCTCGGCGACACCACCGAAGAGCAGGTGATGAGCAGCGACGGCAAGCGCCAATTGCAGGTCAGATTGGCGAAAGCGATCAACGATACGCTCAAGCAGAAGGAAGGATTCGGCGGCATCGGTAACGTTTACTTTACCAGTTTCGTCGTTCAGTGAGTCATGGTTAACGAGGGCTCAGCAAAGACGCGCGAACGGCGCGACCGGGATCGCTCCACTGCCCCCAAACAGGGCGTGCTGCATCAGGGCGTGCTGGGCGGTGCCAAGCTCAATCCGTTCGGCGACCTGCATACGCTGCAGCATCTCTCCGCCCGGTTCGCGCGCGGCTTGCGCGGTGTGTTCGAGCCGCTGCTGCGCCAGGAAGTGCGCTGCTGGGCCGAGCCTCTGGTGGTCCAGCGCTTCACCGATTACCGCGCCGAGCGCAGCGACGCGCTGACTGCATGGCTGCCGCTGATCATGACGCCGGGCATGGCGCAGGCGCTGTGCATCATGGACGGCAAGTTCGTGCTAGAGATGCTCGACATGTTCTTCGGCGGCACCGGTGCCGCGCCGCATACGCTTCCGACCGAGTTCTCGCCGGCGGCCGAGGCGATGATCGCGCGGATCGGCCAGATGATCGCGACCCCGCTCAAGACCGCGTGGGAGCCGATGGCGCGGTTCGACTTCGTGCCGACCCGCGTCGAGGTGAACCCGGCGATGATCGCCGATCTCGACGGCGAGGACGCGATGATCGTCACGCGCTTCGGGATCGCCGCAGGCGCCGCCAAGCCCGTGTTCCTCGACCTGGTCTATCCCGTCTCCGCGCTGAAGCCGCATG from Sphingomonas sp. HMP9 encodes:
- a CDS encoding flagellar motor switch protein FliM gives rise to the protein MVNEGSAKTRERRDRDRSTAPKQGVLHQGVLGGAKLNPFGDLHTLQHLSARFARGLRGVFEPLLRQEVRCWAEPLVVQRFTDYRAERSDALTAWLPLIMTPGMAQALCIMDGKFVLEMLDMFFGGTGAAPHTLPTEFSPAAEAMIARIGQMIATPLKTAWEPMARFDFVPTRVEVNPAMIADLDGEDAMIVTRFGIAAGAAKPVFLDLVYPVSALKPHAPSLTAKVVGKSAEPDPAWRNELTRAAMNVRFPIRSVLAEPVVKLTMLMDLKPGDVIPITISGDVPVMVGNNRLGCGTVGTSNGFAAIQLTSITRFDEGFAA